In Ammospiza caudacuta isolate bAmmCau1 chromosome 2, bAmmCau1.pri, whole genome shotgun sequence, a genomic segment contains:
- the USF3 gene encoding basic helix-loop-helix domain-containing protein USF3: MPEMTENETPTKKQHRKKNRETHNAVERHRKKKINAGINRIGELIPCSPALKQSKNMILDQAFKYITEMKRQNDELLLNGGNNEQAEEIKKLRKQLDELQKENGRYIELLKANDICLYDDPTIHWKGNLKNAKVSVVIPSDQVQKNIIVYSNGTQPNGNNQGASVQGITFNVGHNLQKQTANVVPVQRTCNLVTPVTIAGIYPTENKPWSQPTVAPLASAQTAPAGNVLELSTPENERGVPSAAPASSQGTPQPAAEQELQCSSNNAPQNEQNPPKSKSDEEGTKSTKKTLPQGTSLPSSASVEASQGQQVNAACSNTHNSRSDLQESCTASTTDTARVPPVRPAESCSSANVPKSTDVVSSAGTPATSAAEGVKAVTAISTLAASPLENCWSFSGSSGVGTSDLKNMSSLTRMPSAGNTQTTWTTLQLAGNTVQPLSQTPSGIMTALLNEPVNAAGTVSSAHSRPLTTSISLHASLPGDGQAAEQIVVTLPSCPPVPIQPLISQPQVKAQAAGNILPLNSAMQVIQMAQPVASAVTGAPANQNVIILQPPNPAPCPPIVRAEVPSQNVSQQIVIIQAANQNPLPLLSAQPSASVRVPVNGPTAVANSSGTMQNASLPQTFGGKHLVHILPRPSSLPSSSSTQTFSVTMSNQQHPQTISLNGQLFALQPVMSSSGASNQAPMQIIQPTTSEDPNTNVALNTFGALANLNQSISQMAGQSCLHLSLSHPANPATVNNQIATVNCVSLPTSVASSVPAEVSVLTSVSNSINTSPQKAAAGLPSSAKSKRTNKKPSTKKHLTVNNKVSCPAAPCKDAGKVDCAPVEAVAKPSSGKGPPESAPAASQAVTTAQAGGAAAASNISISDSPSKEAASSEQAVKTPCAPELSSAEVPASSPLESVVSEQLLLAPPPAKDAAPRQQAQGSQSHPPPASVPSESPKPCTPPSTLTPSGKEAQVTHLQVANGTSAAQSSTAGHTSKAGMISESCNVAQDSSVVMQDADLLEGQGLSKMLSDLTKERTAVEKTSSFTVQGEHSNFPMESSKSAESNADLPEKQELLLMNTESDTLSQPHSCISDQEVVSASLITSRQADSPMSTSSGSSRGFSVASMLPDTTREDVTSSTSTSTCNSCTFSEQTDIVALAARAIFDQESLEKGGGGIQVNTRDVISKNEVAPLEREQQPFKPQSVKENNAGPLEAAPNKFSAHDTVQTNVDRQVEKPSCSVGSVETSNTPLQISTSQTPSITSLSVNNLIHQSRIVHPLVSCSGLSQSSEPASIPATMSLSLPSSTYINPSPGPALMSEYAQEQLNAIRASSMQAPQLQESHLKQQTHEGRKDSAKRAVQDDLLLSTAKRQKQCQTAPIRLEGMALMNRTPEGIADQTQMLVTQIPPNSSNSVAPVSNQVHTDGLNRLFPPNSNFVTPALRQTEVQCSSQPPLSEQPGQAGQHLQPIQHVPAQGISHLHSNHPYLKQQQAGQLRERHHLYQLQHHVTHGENSVHSQPHGVHQQRTIQQEVQMQKKRNLIQGTQATQLSLQQKHHGSDQTRQKGGQAHPHHQQMQQQMQQHFGASQPEKNCENPATSRNHHNHPQSHINQDIMHQQQQDVGSRQQGSTSEHVSGHNQMQRLMTSRGLEQQMVSQASIVSRPSDMTCTPHRQERNRVSSYSAEALIGKTPSNSEQRIGISLQGPRVSDQLEMRSYLDVSRSKGLAIHNMQGRLSVDHTVGSDVQRLSDCQTFKPSAPNQQPTGNFDVQASRNSEIGNSVSSLRGMQSQAFRIGQNAAPSIERQKRLPYPPVQGIPTGNTLPSRENENTCHQSFMQSLLAPHLGDQVSGSQRSIPEHQRNTQCGASSTIEYNCPPARESVHIRRDGDGQSRESCDMSIGAINTRNSSLTIPFSSSSSSGDIQGRNTSPNISVQKSNPMRMTDSHGTKNHMNTPVSSNMHGVVRPAHPHPAVSHGNGEQGQPSVRQPNSSVTQRSRHPLQDNGGSKIRQPERNRSGNQRHGNVFDPSLPHLPLSTSGSMILGRQQSTIEKRGSIVRFMSDGPQVSNDNAAPDQHTLSQNFGFPFIPEGGMNPPINANASFIPPVTQPSATRTPALIPVDPQNTLPSFYPPYSPAHPTLSNDISIPYFPNQMFPNPSTEKPSSGGLNNRFGSILSPPRPVGFAQPSFPLLPDMPPMHMTNTSHLSNFNLTSLFPEIATALPPDGSAMSPLLSIANTSASDSSKQPSNRPAHNISHILGHDCSSAV; the protein is encoded by the exons ATGCCAGAGATGACAGAGAATGAGACACCTACTAAGAAGCAGCATCG aaagaaaaaccgGGAGACACATAATGCAG TGGAGAGACATCGAAAAAAGAAGATTAATGCTGGGATAAACAGAATTGGAGAgctcattccctgctccccagcacttAAACAG AGCAAGAACATGATCCTGGATCAGGCCTTTAAGTACataacagaaatgaaaagacAGAATGATGAACTTCTGTTAAATGGAGGGAACAATGAGCAGG CTGAAGAGATAAAAAAACTCCGGAAACAGTTGGATGAACTGCAAAAGGAAAACGGGAGATACATCGAGCTACTGAAAGCAAATGATATTTGCTTATATGATGACCCTACAATCCACTGGAAAGGAAACCTCAAAAATGCCAAGGTCTCAGTTGTTATTCCCAGTGATCAGGTTCAAAAGAACATCATTGTTTATTCAAATGGGACTCAGCCCAATGGAAATAACCAGGGAGCATCTGTGCAGGGAATAACGTTTAATGTCGGTCATAATTTACAAAAGCAAACAGCCAACGTTGTGCCAGTTCAGAGAACTTGCAACCTAGTGACTCCTGTGACAATTGCTGGTATTTATCCCACAGAAAATAAACCATGGTCACAACCTACAGTTGCTCCACTGGCGTCTGCCcagacagctccagcagggaatgTTCTTGAGCTCTCCACCCCGGAGAATGAGCGAGGTGTGCCCAGcgctgctcctgccagctcaCAGGGCAcacctcagcctgcagcagagcaggaactACAGTGTTCTTCAAATAACGCACCACAGAATGagcaaaatccccccaaaagtAAAAGTGATGAGGAGGGCACTAAATCAACAAAGAAAACGCTCCCACAAGGAACCAGCCTTCCTTCCAGTGCCTCCGTGGAAGCCTCCCAAGGTCAGCAGGTGAATGCAGCTTGCTCAAACACACACAATTCCAGGAGTGacctccaggagagctgcaccgCTTCAACCACGGACACAGCTCGTGTGCCACCTGTGAGacctgcagagagctgctcttCTGCAAATGTCCCCAAAAGTACGGACGTGGTCAGCAGTGCTGGCACGCCGGCGacatctgcagcagaaggagtTAAGGCTGTGACAGCAATAAGCACTCTGGCTGCCAGTCCCCTGGAGAACTGCTGGTCTTTCTCAGGCTCTTCAGGTGTTGGCACTTCAGACTTGAAAAACATGAGTAGCCTTACCCGGATGCCTTCAGCTGGGAACACACAGACCACGTGGACGACCTTGCAGCTGGCAGGAAACACGGTTCAGCCGCTGAGCCAGACGCCATCCGGGATCATGACTGCCCTCCTCAACGAGCCAGTCaatgctgctggcactgtgtcTTCTGCCCACAGCAGGCCTTTGACTACAAGCATCAGTTTGCATGCTTCTCTGCCTGGGGATGGCCAGGCAGCTGAACAGATTGTAGTTACCTTGCCCTCCTGCCCACCTGTACCTATACAGCCTTTAATCAGCCAGCCACAGGTTAAagctcaggctgcaggaaaCATCCTTCCATTAAACTCAGCTATGCAGGTGATTCAGATGGCTCAGCCAGTCGCctcagctgtgacaggagcaCCAGCTAACCAGAATGTCATCATTCTCCAGCCTCCAAACCCTGCTCCGTGCCCACCCATTGTGAGAGCGGAAGTTCCCAGCCAAAATGTTAGTCAGCAAATTGTAATTATACAAGCTGCAAATCAGAATCCTCTTCCCCTCCTCTCAGCTCAGCCTTCTGCTTCTGTAAGAGTTCCCGTGAATGGGCCAACTGCAGTCGCCAACTCCAGTGGCACCATGCAAAATGCCTCTCTTCCACAGACTTTTGGAGGGAAACACCTTGTCCATATACTACCAAGGCCATCCTCTTTGCCATCTTCTAGCTCTACGCAGACATTCTCAGTGACAATGTCCAACCAACAGCACCCTCAGACTATCTCATTAAATGGGCAGCTTTTTGCATTGCAGCCTGTGATGTCTTCATCTGGAGCTTCAAACCAAGCCCCTATGCAAATTATTCAGCCCACCACCAGCGAAGATCCAAATACCAATGTTGCCCTCAACACATTTGGTGCTTTAGCTAACCTCAATCAAAGCATATCGCAAatggctgggcagagctgcttgCACTTGTCTCTCAGCCACCCCGCCAATCCCGCAACTGTCAATAACCAGATTGCCACAGTCAACTGTGTGTCATTGCCAACTTCTGTGGCATCTTCAGTGCCTGCAGAGGTTTCAGTATTAACCAGTGTATCTAATTCCATAAACACTTCCCCACAAAAAGCGGCTGCTGGCTTGCCATCCAGTGCAAAATCAAAAAggacaaacaaaaagccaagcACAAAGAAACACCTAACAGTCAATAATAAAGTGTcttgcccagcagctccttgcaaAGATGCAGGGAAGGTGGACTGTGCTCCTGTGGAAGCGGTGGCAAAGCCCTCAAGTGGCAAAGGGCCGCCAGAAAGCGCCCCAGCAGCGTCACAGGCTGTAACCACAGCGCAGGCGGGCGGCGCGGCTGCAGCGAGCAACATCAGCATCTCTGACTCTCCTTCCAAAGAGGCTGCAAGCTCTGAGCAGGCAGTGAaaaccccctgtgccccagagctgagctcagcagagGTGCCTGCTTCCTCACCACTGGAGTCTGTagtgtcagagcagctgctgctcgcTCCCCCGCCGGCCAAAGATGCTGCTCCTCGCCAGCAGGCGCAGGGATCTCAGAGCCACCCACCACCTGCCTCTGTCCCATCAGAgtcccccaaaccctgcacacCCCCCAGCACCTTAACACCCTCTGGTAAAGAAGCACAGGTTACACACTTGCAGGTTGCAAATGGGacttcagcagcacagagcagcacagcaggtcATACTTCCAAGGCAGGAATGATTTCGGAGTCCTGCAACGTTGCGCAGGATTCCTCAGTGGTAATGCAAGATGCGGATTTGTTAGAAGGACAGGGTCTAAGCAAAATGCTGTCTGATCTCACAAAAGAAAGAACAGCTGTGGAAAAAACCTCTTCATTTACTGTTCAGGGGGAGCATTCTAATTTTCCTATGGAAAGCTCTAAATCAGCAGAATCAAATGCTGATTTGCCTGAGAAGCAGGAACTCTTGCTGATGAACACAGAAAGTGACACTCTCTCCCAGCCTCACTCCTGCATCTCTGATCAGGAAGTAGTCAGTGCTTCCCTTATTACTAGCAGGCAGGCAGACTCCCCCATGTCaaccagctctggcagcagtCGGGGCTTCTCAGTTGCATCTATGTTGCCAGATACCACCAGAGAAGATGTCACCAGCAGCACCTCTACCAGTACCTGTAACAGCTGCACATTTTCAGAACAGACCGACATTGTAGCTCTTGCAGCGAGAGCTATTTTTGACCAGGAAAGCCTTGAGAAAGGTGGAGGGGGAATACAGGTTAACACGAGGGATGTCATCTCTAAGAATGAGGTTGCACCTTTGGAGAGAGAGCAACAGCCTTTTAAACCTCAGTCAGTGAAAGAAAACAACGCAGGGCCGCTAGAAGCGGCACCGAACAAATTCAGTGCTCATGATACAGTACAGACAAATGTTGATAGGCAGGTTGAGAAGCCAAGCTGCTCTGTAGGAAGTGTGGAAACATCAAACACTCCTTTGCAGATTTCCACTTCCCAGACACCCAGCATAACCAGTCTAAGCGTGAATAATCTGATACACCAGAGCCGCATTGTCCATCCCCTGGTGAGTTGCTCGGGTTTATCCCAGTCTTCAGAGCCTGCAAGCATCCCTGCAACCATGAGCCTCTCCCTTCCATCTAGCACATACATCAATCCGTCTCCAGGACCTGCTCTGATGAGTGAATATGCTCAGGAACAACTGAATGCTATCAGGGCAAGCAGCATGCAggctccccagctgcaggaatcCCACTTAAAGCAGCAAACCCATGAAGGTCGCAAAGACTCTGCCAAGAGGGCCGTTCAGGATGACCTGCTGCTCTCTACAGCCAAGAGGCAGAAGCAGTGCCAGACAGCACCCATAAGGCTGGAGGGGATGGCGCTGATGAACCGCACCCCAGAGGGTATTGCTGATCAAACACAGATGCTGGTTACTCAGATTCCTCCTAATTCATCCAACTCAGTGGCACCAGTGAGCAATCAAGTACATACTGATGGCCTCAATAGGTTATTCCCACCCAACAGCAATTTCGTAACGCCGGCTTTGAGACAAACTGAAGTTCAGTGCAGTTCTCAGCCACCGctctcagagcagccaggccaggcagggcagcactTGCAGCCCATCCAAcatgtccctgcccaaggcatcTCTCACCTTCACAGCAATCACCCCTActtgaagcagcagcaggctgggcagtTAAGAGAGAGGCACCACTTGTACCAGCTGCAGCACCACGTCACTCATGGGGAAAATTCAGTCCACTCTCAGCCCCACGGCGTCCACCAGCAGCGGACAATACAGCAGGAGGTGCAGATGCAAAAGAAACGGAATCTCATCCAGGGAACACAAGCCACACAGCTTTCTCTACAGcaaaaacaccatggaagtgATCAAACACGGCAGAAGGGTGGTCAGGCCCATCCTCACCACCAAcaaatgcagcagcagatgcagcagcACTTTGGAGCATCCCAGCCTGAAAAGAACTGTGAAAATCCTGCAACAAGCAGAAACCACCACAACCACCCTCAGAGCCATATCAATCAGGATATTATGCATCAACAGCAACAGGATGTTGGCAGCAGACAACAAGGTTCCACTTCAGAACACGTGTCAGGGCACAATCAGATGCAAAGACTTATGACCTCGAGGGGCTTAGAGCAGCAGATGGTGTCCCAGGCCAGTATCGTTTCCAGACCATCAGATATGACATGCACCCCTCACAGGCAGGAAAGAAACAGAGTTTCCAGCTACTCCGCTGAGGCTCTCATTGGGAAGACGCCTTCTAATTCCGAGCAGAGAATAGGAATATCTCTTCAAGGCCCTAGGGTTTCTGACCAGCTTGAAATGAGAAGCTATCTTGATGTTTCTAGAAGCAAAGGGTTGGCGATTCACAATATGCAGGGCCGCTTGTCAGTCGATCACACTGTTGGCTCGGATGTGCAGCGTCTTTCTGACTGCCAGACATTTAAGCCCTCTGCGCCCAATCAACAACCAACGGGCAATTTTGACGTACAGGCTTCAAGAAACAGTGAAATTGGCAATTCTGTGTCCTCCCTTCGGGGCATGCAGTCACAAGCGTTCCGAATTGGTCAGAATGCTGCGCCATCCATAGAGAGGCAGAAGAGACTGCCCTACCCCCCAGTGCAGGGTATTCCAACAGGGAATACCCTGCCATCgagggaaaatgaaaacacGTGCCACCAAAGTTTCATGCAGAGTTTGCTCGCCCCTCACCTTGGAGATCAAGTCAGTGGAAGCCAAAGATCAATCCCAGAACATCAAAGGAACACGCAGTGCGGTGCCTCCTCCACAATCGAGTACAACTGTCCCCCAGCACGGGAGAGCGTCCACATCCGAAGGGATGGTGATGGCCAGAGCAGAGAAAGCTGTGACATGTCCATTGGGGCAATTAACACAAGGAACAGTTCATTGACTATTCCCTTTTCGAGTTCTTCTTCCTCAGGGGACATTCAGGGCCGCAATACCAGCCCAAACATCTCTGTGCAGAAGTCCAACCCCATGAGGATGACGGACAGTCATGGAACTAAGAACCACATGAATACACCCGTGTCCAGCAATATGCATGGAGTTGTGAGGCCAGCTCACCCTCACCCTGCAGTTTCTCATGGAAATGGCGAGCAAGGGCAGCCTTCTGTTCGTCAGCCAAATTCTTCGGTCACTCAGCGCTCCAGGCATCCTCTGCAAGACAATGGGGGCTCTAAAATACGTCAGCCTGAAAGAAATCGATCCGGAAATCAGAGACATGGAAATGTCTTTGACCCCAGTCTTCCCCATCTTCCTCTGTCCACCAGTGGCAGCATGATCCTCGGGCGCCAACAGTCCACCATAGAAAAAAGGGGAAGCATTGTCCGATTTATGTCTGATGGCCCTCAAGTGTCCAACGATAATGCGGCCCCTGACCAACATACGCTCTCCCAGAATTTTGGATTCCCTTTTATTCCAGAGGGTGGCATGAATCCACCAATAAACGCTAACGCTTCTTTCATCCCACCGGTCACCCAGCCTAGTGCCACTCGGACACCAGCTCTAATCCCAGTTGATCCTCAGAACACACTGCCCTCCTTCTATCCACCCTACtctcctgcccatcccacccTCTCCAATGACATTTCCATCCCTTACTTTCCCAATCAAATGTTTCCCAACCCAAGCACGGAGAAGCCGAGCAGTGGAGGTTTAAACAATCGATTTGGATCCATTTTGTCTCCTCCCAGGCCTGTTGGTTTTGCTCAGCCaagttttcctttgcttccaGATATGCCACCAATGCACATGACCAACACATCGCACTTATCCAATTTTAACTTGACTTCTTTGTTTCCAGAAATAGCCACAGCTCTTCCTCCAGATGGCTCAGCGATGTCACCTTTGCTTTCCATTGCAAACACATCTGCTTCAGATTCTTCCAAGCAGCCCTCAAACCGCCCTGCCCACAATATAAGCCATATTTTAGGTCATGACTGCAGCTCAGCTGTATGA